Genomic window (Triticum dicoccoides isolate Atlit2015 ecotype Zavitan unplaced genomic scaffold, WEW_v2.0 scaffold139906, whole genome shotgun sequence):
TGGGTACAGTACGTAGGTACGCCATGATAAGGCATTGACTTGACTTGACTTGAACAACCCGGCCTATTGAATTCTATCTATAAATAACGTCCGGCATCTTGGTTCCGGAGCAGAAAACAAGCAAGCAGCCATAGCCTTCTCATCCAAGAACTACTGCTACTAGGGCACAAACCCTCCCAACTAGCGACCGATCTCACTCAAAACAAGCAGCCGATGTCGACATATGGGGTGAAGGTTGGTATGTTTGGTGGGTCAAATGGTGATGTCTACGACATCACCGAATTGACAAATTCTGCGCCGCCAAGCCTTAGGAGCTTGGAGATTTGGAGCACGTCAGGCCACGAAGGGATCATCAACGCCATATCCTTCACCTTCGTCGACAGCAAAGACAATATGAACAAAGCAGGTCCATGGGGCACCCCGCTTCCTGGCCTGAAGAGCAAGGTACCCCCTCCACGTCAAAATATATATTGTGCATATTAGCAAGTTGGATTATTACATATCTCTTCTCGGTGATAACTAACTCCGGGTAAATGGACAATCTCTTGATACATGTTTAACCGTTAGTTATTTCTCTTGATTATGTGTACGTGCAGACTATTCACTTGACAAACGTGCGTATCA
Coding sequences:
- the LOC119343770 gene encoding protein GOS9-like, producing the protein MSTYGVKVGMFGGSNGDVYDITELTNSAPPSLRSLEIWSTSGHEGIINAISFTFVDSKDNMNKAGPWGTPLPGLKSKTIHLTNVRITELSGYTYGGYITSLTFRTTDTQKHHGPFGKVRPKAGVDTHFRIPLMNGSIVAFCAQADDYLSAIGAYLKI